The DNA region CAAGCTGTCTCAGAATCTTCGGCCGATCATCCGGTGACTCCTGCGGCCAAGTCTCGGCTACAAGGCTGCGTCCTGCATTGGGGTCACATCTTCGCAGTCGGGCCAGCGCGATCAGCCGATCCTCCGGATCCCCAGTACGCCAGATCTCAGCCGCGTTGTCCTCCTGCACCAATCGGCGCCACCGAGGGTGCTGCCGCGCAAGCCAACGCCCGCGCTGCCTGAGGACCTGATTGAAAACACTGTCGTCCAGTGCCGCGAGGCTACGATCCAGGAAGCGTGGCAACTGCTCGTCGGGGATCCGTACCCCCATTTGTGCAGCAAGTTGGCACCATTCCTCAAGCAGCATCCCGTATTCGCCCTCGAGAATCTGAAACAACTGCTGCCCCGCGCGCAGACTGCATTCAGGAGCATCCTCTGGTGGAGGCACTTCCAGAGTTCGGCTCAAGGAGGCGGGGCTTCGCCCGGCAAGCTCATAAGGGCCGAGAACCGCAACGGCATTCAAGAGCTTGGTTGCCACGTCGTCGGCGGTGGCGGCATCGACCAGCGCACCGGCCGGGCCCCCGATTGTAGGCAGGTTCGTGCCGAGGCGATCCATCCCCAGCACTGCGGCAGCAACAAGCCGCTGCCATTCGCCCCTCGGACTGTCCACTGGTGCCGTCGACATTACGCTACTCTTGCGAGGAGGGCGCCACTCTCGCTTTGAATCTGAGCGAAAGATCGACCGTCGCGAAAGACGCTCAACGGCTGCAGCGACCGGCCGTCCCACTCTCCGAAAACCTGGATCGGCCCACCACCGCTAATGGCCAACAACTGCCAGCCACAATCGGTATCGATCATGAGCGATACGGAATTGGCGGTTTCGTCGGCCAAGAGCCAATTAGGCAAATCGCGAACGTCGCCGGGACACGGTGTTACTTGATTCAGGAAGACCGGCGAACTCTCGAGCCACGGTTGCACTGCGATAGCCTCAACGAACGCTTGCCTCGCCGCGTGAATGGAAACCCCCGGCGGAAGCGGCTCGCGAATCAGTCCTCCTTCGGTCCGCTGCAATACGGCGGCTCTCAGCGGCCGCGCGCCGGGATAGAAGGTCAATTGAGCTTCGAATTCGGTCCCAAGGGCAAACGTGGTGTCAAATGACTGACTGCCGGCGGCAAACTGGAGTACCAATGCAAAACGCTGGCTCTTCCTTCCCAGAAGCCAAGTTCGCCGCACGCGCAATCGCTCCTGCCTACTCGTGACCTGCCCGACGATAATCCAGCGATCATCCACACATGGCAGCTTGCGGAGCTCTTCCTCTGGCGTTGTCCACCCCACATATGTCCGCACGTCAGCCTGCAGATCGTCGGAAAGAGCTTCGATATTTTGGTAGGCAGTCAGCAACAGATGGAGCCGGCCGGTTATGGTCGACATGCGCTCCTGCCAGCCCTCGCCAGACGACGAGATCGCTCCCAGATGGCGGACGTAGCGTGCCAGCCCCGGGGCCTGCGCGTCGACCATTCGCGCCGCCATGCCCTCCCAAAAGGCTGCGGGCTGAGCCTGGGCGCTCCCCAACCCCTGCCGCGCCAAGTCCTTCAGCCAAATCATCAGTTCTTCCACCCCACGCCGGACGTTGGCCTCGCGTTTATCGGCCCGGCGGGCTTGGGCGACGGGATCGACCTCCGCCGCCGTCTCCCGCCGTGCGGCCCGTTGCTCGTTGCGCGCGTCGCG from Phycisphaerae bacterium includes:
- a CDS encoding SWIM zinc finger family protein, with product MGSWTPQQILELAPDASSSKAGQGLAKPTKWQTLGRSDRALWGEIKGSGSKPYQVRIDLTEPAFKCSCPSRKFPCKHALALFLILAESPGAVAETKPPAWVGDWLKERDARNEQRAARRETAAEVDPVAQARRADKREANVRRGVEELMIWLKDLARQGLGSAQAQPAAFWEGMAARMVDAQAPGLARYVRHLGAISSSGEGWQERMSTITGRLHLLLTAYQNIEALSDDLQADVRTYVGWTTPEEELRKLPCVDDRWIIVGQVTSRQERLRVRRTWLLGRKSQRFALVLQFAAGSQSFDTTFALGTEFEAQLTFYPGARPLRAAVLQRTEGGLIREPLPPGVSIHAARQAFVEAIAVQPWLESSPVFLNQVTPCPGDVRDLPNWLLADETANSVSLMIDTDCGWQLLAISGGGPIQVFGEWDGRSLQPLSVFRDGRSFAQIQSESGALLARVA